One part of the Arachidicoccus terrestris genome encodes these proteins:
- a CDS encoding helix-turn-helix domain-containing protein: protein MTMGMELEITESGFGQVEIFNELTPDMQRFHLEGTTPMVLKGQGFKALMQEFRGERFSAWYSRYWIKSPTVLNARGNIPFLELRIGWRNIIRGSMESIDEPELKMHYFTISFDTHVNTTAIFEAAAQYETFDIHIDVRMLYEFGVDYKVLQEFIDKVLTGRAGNIGDTTYSCPKIMIDAVFAILTSPYSGKEKKLFMECKIKEILISALVSIGTPEKILPSVLNSKDKEKLDEARQFIALSVPSYPGNKKICRRTGLNETKLSVGFKHFFGQSPYDYFLHQKMLMAKEMLLSTDDTMEVISAKLDYRWATAFAREFKKHFGYTPSDFARNHGRPRKR from the coding sequence ATGACTATGGGCATGGAACTGGAAATTACGGAGAGTGGCTTCGGGCAGGTGGAAATCTTTAATGAGCTGACACCCGATATGCAGCGCTTCCATCTGGAGGGGACAACGCCCATGGTGCTGAAAGGTCAGGGTTTCAAAGCGCTGATGCAAGAATTCCGGGGTGAGCGGTTCAGCGCCTGGTATAGTCGCTATTGGATCAAGAGCCCGACGGTACTTAACGCTCGCGGAAATATCCCGTTTCTGGAGCTGCGTATCGGCTGGCGTAATATCATCAGAGGCAGCATGGAATCGATCGATGAGCCGGAGCTAAAGATGCATTATTTTACCATCAGCTTCGATACCCATGTCAATACCACCGCCATATTCGAAGCCGCGGCTCAGTACGAGACCTTTGACATTCATATCGATGTCAGGATGCTCTATGAATTCGGGGTGGACTATAAGGTGCTGCAGGAATTTATCGACAAGGTGCTGACTGGCAGGGCGGGTAATATCGGCGACACCACCTACAGCTGTCCCAAGATCATGATCGACGCGGTTTTCGCGATACTCACGAGTCCCTACAGCGGCAAGGAAAAGAAACTCTTTATGGAATGTAAAATCAAGGAAATACTGATCTCGGCCCTGGTTTCGATCGGGACTCCGGAAAAGATACTACCTTCGGTGCTGAACAGCAAGGATAAGGAGAAACTGGATGAGGCCAGGCAGTTTATCGCCCTCTCCGTTCCCTCCTACCCCGGCAATAAAAAAATCTGCCGGCGGACGGGGCTGAATGAGACGAAGCTGAGTGTTGGATTCAAGCATTTCTTTGGGCAGTCGCCCTATGATTATTTCCTGCATCAGAAGATGCTGATGGCAAAAGAGATGCTGCTCTCGACGGACGACACCATGGAAGTGATTTCGGCGAAGCTGGATTATAGGTGGGCGACGGCTTTCGCCCGTGAGTTCAAGAAGCATTTTGGGTATACGCCTTCGGATTTCGCAAGAAATCACGGCAGGCCGAGAAAGAGATAG
- a CDS encoding IS701 family transposase, with translation MTAFKQSRTFQRARDLSHGVISCIGRCTITGMLTASGNQFKDWSAAYRIFKGERMDMNAIFSEVRKEVVYQNRKKGDFIYAHMDDTLLRKRGKKISGTGWLRDPLGPPFCNNFIWGQRFVQLSLSLIEKDLCGPSRAIPVDFKHCPPTKKPSKNATDQEVALYRERQKKEKMSEVGVQRVIALRKCLDDDGYKNKKLILSVDGSYTNGTVLRQLPENVELIGRIRKDSKIYALPEEQQSGKGRKRYYGEELPTPEQIRQSDDYPYQQVEAWAAGKMRTFNVKVVKDIRWRKSGKRDLMLIIIRPVSYRLTKKSKLLYRAPAYLISTNQEIDIFLQVQAYIRRWEIEVGFRDQKTLMGCGQAQIREKTAVAKVPAFVSACYAMMILASHKQQQSKSKKQLPGPKWYVNIKKQRVTTGDIINRCRVENWAQSVNINFSDFVNIEKKLSKCEKMANPSFSSFFYARN, from the coding sequence ATAACAGCTTTCAAGCAATCCAGAACTTTTCAGAGAGCTCGCGATTTGTCTCACGGAGTTATTTCATGTATTGGACGTTGTACGATAACAGGGATGTTAACAGCAAGTGGGAATCAGTTTAAGGACTGGAGTGCGGCCTATCGAATATTTAAGGGTGAAAGAATGGATATGAATGCAATTTTTTCTGAAGTTAGAAAGGAGGTCGTGTATCAAAATAGAAAGAAAGGCGATTTTATTTATGCACACATGGACGATACCCTGTTAAGGAAGAGAGGGAAGAAAATATCAGGGACCGGATGGCTAAGGGATCCACTTGGCCCCCCGTTTTGTAATAATTTCATTTGGGGCCAACGATTTGTTCAACTCTCTTTATCGCTCATTGAAAAAGACCTCTGCGGTCCATCAAGGGCCATCCCGGTAGACTTCAAACATTGTCCTCCCACCAAGAAGCCGTCAAAAAATGCGACCGACCAGGAAGTAGCACTATACCGGGAAAGACAGAAGAAAGAAAAAATGAGCGAAGTAGGCGTCCAGCGTGTCATAGCCTTGAGAAAGTGCTTAGATGACGATGGCTATAAAAATAAAAAACTTATCCTGAGCGTGGACGGCAGTTACACGAATGGAACTGTTTTAAGGCAACTTCCAGAAAATGTAGAACTCATTGGCCGCATAAGGAAGGATTCAAAAATTTATGCTCTACCAGAAGAGCAACAATCAGGAAAGGGACGTAAACGATATTATGGAGAAGAGCTCCCCACACCAGAACAAATCCGACAAAGCGATGACTATCCTTATCAGCAGGTTGAAGCATGGGCTGCAGGAAAGATGCGTACATTCAATGTGAAAGTTGTAAAAGATATACGCTGGCGAAAATCAGGTAAGAGAGACTTAATGCTGATCATTATCAGGCCAGTTTCCTATAGGCTCACCAAAAAATCAAAATTACTGTATCGTGCTCCCGCCTATTTAATATCAACCAATCAAGAGATAGATATTTTCCTGCAGGTCCAGGCTTATATTAGAAGATGGGAGATAGAAGTCGGCTTTAGAGATCAGAAAACATTAATGGGATGTGGTCAGGCACAAATCCGGGAAAAAACTGCGGTAGCAAAAGTTCCGGCATTTGTATCCGCATGTTATGCTATGATGATACTGGCATCGCACAAACAGCAGCAGTCCAAATCAAAAAAACAACTCCCTGGGCCTAAATGGTACGTAAATATTAAAAAGCAAAGGGTTACTACTGGTGATATTATAAATAGATGTAGAGTTGAAAATTGGGCGCAAAGTGTAAATATTAATTTTTCCGACTTCGTGAACATTGAAAAAAAATTATCGAAGTGCGAAAAAATGGCAAATCCCTCATTTTCCTCCTTCTTTTATGCCAGAAATTAG
- a CDS encoding alpha/beta hydrolase family protein: MRRLIIIYLFLFITIIQFSIANAQTKKAIDFEGIDNWTYVGNSKISSDGNYASYIIENRPTGYQTLIICSTIKNWRREIVCNGSHFGGACYFTNDSKYCICSPRDSIAIIKLGTSQINYIPDVDNFKLLEGSLPYFVYQDKNNPKKIIIYDLLNNREDSNIFCDTYLLSPDGIHVLYHINGKSDSTQLSEVILYNISDQSKKVIWKGSEASNFKFDYSGHKVAFMGKAVNNIQNEIFFYKTGDMTAKKIESPKDFNSNFDFTDLIGFSNNDSLLYFKVQKRKINLQTLTEKPKLHIWGFNDPTLNPAQPSTQENIEFLFVARLRDHKLYNLCRYKFRGMSLQIAKNRDDAKIDNTKFLYFSNAGGDINESYWNKASLDTISIISSMNGRRTIVDVNVTPQMARSYKLSPNGKWILYYNSKENAYFSYNVSSGQRNNLTSKIKETWYYSEYKVQSNQEPLLKGVVGWVDSTNDVILQGQYDIWRISLDGEKEPLCVTKGYGRSHHIEFMLPKSIGRGKVIFNKNQIIYLSAFNPLNKRNGFFSTNINGKHSPTLLSMGDYAYYVPWTSHSWGQIEPVKAAKVNSWIVGRQATNESLNYYFTKDFRHFKPISNNHPERNYNWMHAELIKWKMPDGNISQGILYKPEDFDSTKKYPLIFQYYEELSNNLNVYLRPERVVADINIPYYVSNGYLVFTPDIERTKNGAGVDALNAMTSAAKYLVSEYSFIDVKSLGLSGHSMGGYKTNFIVTHSDLFAAANINAGPSNISSFAFSLWSGGGGAPLSIVERGQFYIGYPIGERPDLYVTNSPIFYVSNVKTPLLMLYNKKDDIDNWRQGVALFKALRREGKRGWMLQYDGSGHMLDSRDTAATTDWTIRQKQFFDHYLMGKPAPVWMTKGIPAWEKGIGNGYKLDTKIVTPKEWLLTTKEIEIHTSIQHRKPLTATFP; this comes from the coding sequence ATGAGAAGGTTAATAATTATTTATTTATTTCTTTTTATTACAATAATACAATTTTCTATTGCAAATGCACAAACAAAAAAAGCGATTGACTTTGAAGGCATTGATAACTGGACCTATGTGGGAAATTCCAAAATTAGCTCAGATGGGAATTATGCTTCTTACATAATAGAAAATAGACCTACAGGATATCAGACGTTGATAATTTGTTCAACAATCAAAAACTGGAGAAGAGAAATTGTCTGCAACGGATCTCATTTTGGCGGCGCTTGTTATTTTACCAATGATAGCAAGTATTGTATTTGCTCGCCCAGAGATAGTATTGCTATTATTAAATTAGGAACATCACAAATTAACTATATTCCTGATGTCGATAATTTTAAATTACTTGAGGGGAGTTTACCCTATTTTGTATATCAAGACAAGAACAATCCCAAGAAGATAATTATATACGACCTTCTTAACAATAGAGAAGATAGTAATATTTTTTGTGATACTTATTTATTAAGCCCTGATGGTATCCATGTGCTGTACCATATCAATGGCAAATCAGATAGCACCCAACTTTCTGAAGTTATCTTGTACAATATATCAGACCAATCCAAAAAAGTTATTTGGAAGGGTTCTGAAGCATCCAATTTTAAATTTGATTATTCAGGTCATAAAGTAGCTTTTATGGGAAAGGCAGTTAATAACATCCAAAACGAAATATTTTTCTATAAAACAGGAGATATGACTGCGAAGAAAATCGAAAGCCCAAAGGACTTCAACAGTAATTTTGATTTTACCGATTTAATCGGTTTTTCTAATAACGATTCTTTGCTTTATTTTAAAGTTCAAAAAAGAAAAATCAATCTCCAAACTTTAACTGAAAAACCAAAGTTACATATATGGGGATTTAACGATCCTACACTTAATCCAGCTCAACCTTCTACTCAAGAAAATATTGAATTTCTTTTCGTTGCTCGTCTTCGGGATCATAAACTTTATAACTTATGCAGATATAAATTCCGTGGAATGAGTTTACAAATAGCCAAAAACCGAGATGATGCAAAGATTGATAACACTAAGTTTCTCTATTTTAGCAATGCTGGAGGCGATATAAATGAATCATATTGGAACAAAGCCTCTTTAGACACCATTTCAATAATTTCAAGCATGAATGGACGACGAACTATTGTCGATGTTAATGTAACACCTCAAATGGCAAGAAGTTATAAGTTGAGTCCCAATGGAAAATGGATTCTTTATTATAATAGTAAAGAAAATGCATATTTTAGTTACAATGTAAGTAGCGGTCAACGAAATAATCTTACAAGCAAAATAAAAGAAACATGGTATTATTCAGAATATAAAGTGCAGTCCAACCAAGAGCCATTACTTAAAGGTGTTGTTGGCTGGGTAGATAGTACTAATGATGTAATCTTGCAAGGGCAATATGATATTTGGAGAATTAGCTTAGATGGGGAAAAGGAGCCTTTATGTGTTACTAAAGGATATGGTAGGAGTCATCATATTGAATTTATGCTACCTAAATCAATTGGTAGAGGCAAAGTAATTTTTAATAAAAATCAAATTATATACTTAAGCGCATTTAACCCACTTAACAAACGAAATGGTTTCTTTTCGACGAATATTAATGGAAAGCATAGTCCCACACTGCTATCCATGGGTGATTATGCTTATTATGTTCCTTGGACGAGTCATTCATGGGGGCAAATAGAGCCGGTTAAGGCAGCAAAGGTAAATTCGTGGATTGTCGGAAGACAAGCTACAAATGAATCATTAAACTATTATTTTACTAAAGATTTCAGGCATTTTAAGCCTATTAGTAACAATCATCCGGAAAGAAATTATAATTGGATGCATGCGGAGTTGATTAAGTGGAAAATGCCGGATGGGAATATTTCTCAGGGCATACTATACAAGCCTGAAGATTTTGACTCTACGAAGAAATATCCTTTGATTTTCCAATACTATGAAGAGTTATCTAACAATCTTAATGTTTATTTAAGGCCTGAAAGAGTTGTTGCAGACATAAATATTCCTTATTATGTCAGCAATGGTTATCTGGTATTCACTCCTGATATAGAGCGTACTAAAAATGGGGCAGGTGTAGATGCTTTAAATGCTATGACATCTGCTGCCAAATATTTAGTATCAGAATATTCTTTTATAGATGTAAAATCATTGGGACTAAGCGGACATAGTATGGGTGGATATAAAACTAATTTTATTGTAACACATAGCGATTTATTCGCAGCGGCTAATATAAATGCGGGACCTTCGAATATCTCATCATTTGCCTTTAGCCTATGGTCAGGTGGAGGTGGTGCCCCTCTTTCTATAGTTGAGAGAGGGCAATTTTATATAGGGTATCCTATTGGAGAACGGCCTGATTTGTATGTAACTAATAGCCCAATATTTTATGTTAGTAATGTCAAAACGCCGCTTTTAATGCTATACAATAAAAAAGATGATATTGACAATTGGAGGCAAGGAGTGGCTTTATTTAAGGCCCTCCGTAGGGAGGGAAAAAGGGGTTGGATGCTACAGTATGATGGCAGTGGACACATGTTGGACTCAAGAGATACAGCAGCTACCACTGATTGGACTATCCGGCAAAAACAATTTTTTGACCATTACCTTATGGGTAAACCAGCTCCCGTATGGATGACAAAAGGAATACCCGCATGGGAAAAAGGGATTGGAAATGGATATAAATTGGACACTAAAATAGTGACCCCTAAAGAATGGTTGCTGACTACAAAGGAAATAGAAATTCACACCTCTATACAGCATAGAAAACCTTTGACGGCAACTTTTCCATAG
- a CDS encoding helix-turn-helix domain-containing protein: protein MKPVSEIDRYVIQKVRERRKALKLTQEDIGAALGVSSSFIAQIESDNTDARYNLKHLNELALVLKCTLYDLLPEKPFR from the coding sequence ATGAAACCTGTTTCCGAGATTGACCGCTATGTCATTCAAAAGGTAAGGGAGCGGAGAAAAGCCTTGAAGCTAACTCAAGAAGATATTGGTGCTGCTCTTGGCGTTTCTTCCAGTTTTATCGCCCAGATCGAAAGTGATAATACTGACGCTCGCTATAACTTAAAACATTTGAATGAACTGGCGCTGGTGCTCAAATGCACCTTGTATGATTTACTTCCGGAGAAGCCCTTCAGATAA
- a CDS encoding glycoside hydrolase family 2 protein yields MNIRLQLLGLFLISSFNVIHVNAQNTWDLQSVPIQTRWAHEVSPINTWRAYPRPQMERDNWQNLNGLWDYLTTDSTVKSLPEQYGGQLLVPYPIESALSGVKKSLQPNQYLWYRRAFVMENKDPKEKTLLHFGAVDFEATVYINGKEVGRHSGGYTSFSFDITSLIKQGNNEIVVRVWDPTDQGYGPHGKQVLHPQNIYYTPSSGIWQTVWLETVPEAYIKALKITPDIDKSAVRVTVQSDANKKIEITTAGKTVKGRSNTDITIPISNPHLWSPEDPYLYDLSIKMGKDQVKSYFAMRKVSVQKDEKGIDRIFLNNQPYYNLGVLDQGFWPDGLYTAPTDEALAFDIKAIKAMGFNTLRKHIKIEPARWYYYADKIGMLVWQDMVNPNQGLPEGAKAAFEKQCKETIEELYNHPCITTWVLFNEKWGRYEQKRLTDRIKQMDPTRLVNGHSGELLYVNDVLRSPSPNAYVDADMTDVHSYPYPRMPIKQAGKAQVLGEFGGIGVFIPGHQWNASKAWGYIQEKPADLKAKYEIMNQHLQLLKAEGLSGSIYTQPYDVEGEQNGLMTYDRKVVKIPLETLRKIHEPLNPGIRTEQIPEINIQNADTTNPLTIYSDMLGQYIEGSRDTEFLRKMALYATQAGDKAGARMAANDLIENIRPPFSAEDIQTISRFTTSTKDPGFGIMQRHAAAFKIELGDRPYTVKMMNAIYHGEMEPVINSSENPDWMAIRKKISSYGPPGEEIFLRAETIYFLNKKDWDHYRPVAKEYLDKYGQYIDSKERLSLEEHLDKQ; encoded by the coding sequence ATGAATATTAGACTACAGTTACTAGGGCTCTTTCTTATTAGTAGTTTTAACGTTATACATGTTAATGCCCAGAACACTTGGGACCTTCAATCCGTCCCTATACAAACCCGCTGGGCACATGAGGTCTCCCCTATCAATACATGGAGAGCATATCCCCGTCCGCAAATGGAGAGGGATAACTGGCAGAATCTAAACGGCCTATGGGACTACTTAACTACCGATAGCACTGTAAAATCATTACCCGAGCAATACGGTGGGCAGCTCCTTGTACCCTACCCTATCGAATCGGCCTTGTCCGGCGTCAAAAAAAGCCTGCAACCTAATCAGTATTTATGGTACCGAAGGGCTTTCGTAATGGAAAACAAGGATCCAAAGGAAAAAACACTCTTGCATTTCGGCGCCGTAGACTTCGAAGCTACGGTTTATATCAATGGGAAAGAGGTCGGACGGCATTCGGGCGGCTATACCTCCTTCAGCTTTGATATTACCAGTCTGATTAAGCAGGGGAATAATGAAATCGTGGTTCGAGTGTGGGACCCCACGGATCAGGGTTACGGACCACACGGCAAACAGGTGCTCCACCCACAGAATATTTATTATACCCCCAGCAGCGGCATCTGGCAAACCGTCTGGCTGGAAACCGTACCCGAAGCGTATATTAAAGCACTAAAGATCACACCGGATATTGACAAGTCGGCCGTACGCGTCACCGTGCAGTCCGATGCAAATAAAAAGATTGAAATTACAACAGCCGGCAAAACGGTTAAAGGAAGATCAAATACCGATATTACCATTCCCATCTCTAATCCTCATCTATGGTCGCCTGAAGACCCCTATCTGTATGATCTCAGCATAAAAATGGGTAAAGATCAGGTCAAGAGCTACTTCGCGATGCGTAAAGTCAGTGTACAAAAAGACGAGAAAGGTATAGACAGAATCTTCCTGAACAATCAGCCGTATTATAATTTAGGCGTATTGGATCAGGGCTTCTGGCCAGATGGTCTTTACACCGCCCCTACAGACGAAGCCTTGGCCTTTGACATTAAAGCCATCAAAGCGATGGGCTTTAATACCCTCCGCAAGCATATCAAAATAGAACCTGCCCGTTGGTATTACTATGCTGATAAGATCGGTATGCTCGTATGGCAGGATATGGTCAATCCTAACCAGGGACTGCCGGAAGGCGCCAAGGCGGCCTTTGAAAAGCAGTGTAAAGAAACCATCGAAGAGCTGTACAACCATCCCTGCATTACCACCTGGGTGCTCTTTAATGAAAAATGGGGCCGATATGAACAGAAGCGCCTTACCGACCGGATCAAGCAAATGGATCCGACCCGACTGGTGAACGGACATAGCGGCGAGCTGCTGTATGTTAATGACGTGCTCCGCAGCCCGAGCCCGAATGCTTATGTAGATGCGGACATGACGGACGTGCACAGCTATCCTTATCCTAGAATGCCCATTAAGCAGGCCGGTAAGGCGCAGGTACTGGGTGAGTTCGGCGGTATAGGCGTTTTCATCCCCGGCCACCAATGGAACGCCTCAAAGGCCTGGGGCTATATACAGGAAAAACCCGCCGATCTCAAAGCCAAATATGAAATCATGAACCAGCATCTGCAACTGCTCAAAGCGGAGGGACTCAGCGGCAGCATCTACACGCAGCCCTATGATGTGGAAGGAGAACAGAACGGCCTTATGACCTATGACCGGAAAGTCGTCAAAATACCGCTGGAAACGCTCAGAAAAATACATGAGCCGCTGAATCCCGGTATCCGGACAGAACAGATCCCTGAAATTAATATACAAAACGCGGACACGACCAATCCTTTGACGATTTACAGTGACATGTTGGGGCAATACATTGAGGGTAGCCGCGATACGGAGTTCCTAAGGAAAATGGCTCTATATGCCACCCAGGCCGGCGATAAAGCCGGGGCACGGATGGCGGCAAACGACCTTATCGAAAACATCCGTCCGCCCTTCAGCGCGGAAGATATACAAACCATCAGCCGCTTTACCACTTCCACCAAAGACCCCGGCTTCGGGATCATGCAGCGGCATGCCGCGGCTTTCAAGATCGAACTGGGCGACCGGCCATACACCGTTAAAATGATGAACGCCATCTATCATGGGGAAATGGAACCGGTAATCAACAGCAGTGAAAATCCGGACTGGATGGCGATACGAAAGAAGATCTCGTCCTACGGCCCCCCGGGAGAAGAGATTTTTCTTCGGGCGGAGACGATCTATTTTCTGAACAAGAAAGACTGGGATCATTACAGGCCCGTAGCGAAAGAATATCTGGATAAATATGGTCAATATATTGATTCTAAAGAAAGACTCAGTCTTGAAGAACATTTGGATAAGCAATAG